In a single window of the Olivibacter sp. SDN3 genome:
- a CDS encoding RraA family protein has product MKLPIIRLWLMMLLMALWTPQVLGQILDKTSILRLTKQWQGERFSDGRPRLSDSLLSRAAHVGLDDAWTILRNEGYAHQFEGNWKIIHPQQNMVGRALTAQFMPSRPDLESLVLETGENEGRKGNNNSWPIDVLVDGDIYVADGFGKIKGGTLIGQTLGKSIYGRSKNGVVFDAAVRDLEGLKEIDGFNAFVRGFDPSYLEDAVLYGINTAIRIGQATVLPGDLVLANEEGVLFIPAHLAEDVIVTAEFIQLRDAFGDEMIQTEQYTTGEIDNQWTETIKKRFVEWLRKHPEMPQIDKAQLDELMLKRTW; this is encoded by the coding sequence ATGAAATTACCGATAATCCGTTTATGGCTCATGATGCTACTTATGGCTCTCTGGACACCACAGGTGCTGGGTCAGATCCTCGATAAAACGTCCATACTTAGACTAACCAAACAATGGCAAGGAGAACGTTTTTCGGACGGACGACCGCGCTTGTCGGATTCCCTATTATCAAGAGCCGCTCATGTCGGCCTTGATGACGCATGGACGATACTCCGGAATGAAGGGTATGCCCATCAGTTCGAAGGGAATTGGAAAATCATTCATCCACAACAAAACATGGTAGGTAGGGCGCTTACTGCTCAATTTATGCCCAGTCGGCCAGATCTTGAATCTTTGGTGCTCGAAACGGGAGAAAATGAAGGCAGAAAAGGGAACAATAACTCCTGGCCAATTGATGTTTTAGTAGATGGCGATATCTATGTGGCAGACGGCTTTGGCAAGATAAAGGGTGGCACGCTGATCGGGCAGACCCTGGGAAAATCCATCTATGGCAGATCAAAAAACGGTGTTGTCTTTGATGCCGCTGTGCGTGATCTAGAAGGGCTAAAGGAGATCGACGGTTTTAATGCATTTGTTCGGGGCTTCGATCCGTCATACCTGGAAGATGCAGTGCTCTACGGAATAAATACAGCGATCAGGATCGGACAGGCAACCGTGCTGCCCGGCGATCTTGTCCTGGCAAATGAAGAAGGGGTGCTCTTCATTCCCGCACACTTGGCTGAAGACGTCATCGTTACGGCCGAGTTTATTCAGCTAAGAGATGCTTTCGGAGATGAGATGATACAGACGGAACAGTACACCACCGGAGAGATCGACAACCAATGGACCGAGACGATCAAAAAACGCTTTGTGGAATGGTTACGAAAACAT